The following proteins are co-located in the Aurantiacibacter atlanticus genome:
- a CDS encoding acyl-CoA dehydrogenase family protein, which produces MYDQSSDEFQDIRDAVRALCADFPDEYHRKIDEARTYPEEFVEALTRAGWMAALIPTEYGGSGLGLAESAVIMEEINRAGGNSGACHGQMYNMNTLVRHGSEEQRQKYLPRIASGELRLQSMGVTEPTTGTDTTQLKTTAVLKGDKYVINGQKVWISRVQHSDLMILLARTTPLSDVKKKSEGLSIFIVDIKEAMKSGMTVRPIPNMVNHETNELFFDNLEIPVENLIGQEGQGFKYILTGLNAERTLIAAECIGDGYWFTDRVVKYVSERNVFGRPIGQNQGVQFPIAEAYIEIEAANLMRQKACRLYDADLPCGAEANMAKYLAAKASWEAANACLQFHGGFGFACEYDIERKFRETRLYQVAPISTNLILSYVAEHILGLPRSF; this is translated from the coding sequence GTGTACGACCAATCCAGCGACGAATTTCAGGACATCCGTGACGCCGTGCGCGCGCTCTGTGCCGATTTCCCCGACGAATACCACCGCAAGATCGACGAGGCCCGCACCTATCCCGAGGAATTCGTCGAGGCGCTGACCCGCGCGGGCTGGATGGCCGCGTTGATCCCCACCGAATATGGCGGCTCCGGGCTCGGGCTGGCTGAGTCCGCGGTGATCATGGAAGAGATTAATCGCGCAGGCGGCAATTCCGGTGCTTGTCACGGGCAGATGTACAATATGAACACGCTGGTACGGCACGGCTCCGAGGAACAGCGGCAAAAATACCTGCCCCGGATTGCGAGCGGCGAACTACGCCTGCAATCGATGGGCGTGACCGAGCCCACTACTGGCACCGACACTACTCAGCTCAAGACTACTGCGGTTCTCAAGGGCGACAAATATGTCATCAATGGCCAGAAGGTATGGATCAGCCGGGTCCAGCACTCTGACCTGATGATCCTGCTCGCACGCACAACGCCACTGTCCGATGTGAAGAAGAAATCCGAAGGGCTTTCGATCTTCATTGTCGATATCAAGGAGGCGATGAAATCGGGCATGACGGTGCGCCCGATCCCGAACATGGTCAATCACGAGACGAATGAGCTTTTCTTCGATAATCTGGAGATCCCGGTCGAGAACCTGATCGGCCAGGAGGGTCAGGGCTTCAAATACATCCTGACCGGCCTCAATGCCGAGCGCACGCTGATCGCAGCGGAATGCATTGGCGATGGCTATTGGTTCACCGATCGTGTGGTGAAATATGTGAGTGAGCGCAACGTCTTTGGCCGTCCGATCGGACAGAACCAGGGCGTGCAATTCCCGATTGCCGAGGCCTATATCGAAATCGAGGCCGCGAACCTGATGCGGCAGAAGGCCTGCCGACTTTATGATGCCGATCTACCCTGCGGGGCCGAGGCAAATATGGCGAAATATCTTGCCGCGAAGGCCAGCTGGGAAGCAGCGAACGCCTGCCTGCAATTCCACGGCGGCTTCGGTTTTGCTTGTGAATACGATATCGAGCGCAAGTTTCGCGAAACCCGCCTCTATCAAGTCGCGCCGATCTCCACGAACCTGATCCTGTCTTATGTTGCCGAACATATCCTCGGCCTGCCGCGGAGCTTCTGA
- a CDS encoding MmgE/PrpD family protein: MTVAQTLGAFASAESRIDPTMQRFVRFSLFDWITVGIVGVDEPVARAVRKVAIERSGGEGNASLLGGGRTNPAAAALANGATSHALDYDDTHFGHIGHPSVVVIPAALALAEARGAGGGEFMQALAVGLETACRIGAWLGRPHYEAGFHQTGTSGAFGATAAAGRILGLSAGQMAEALSLTATRAAGLKSQFGTMGKPLNAGFAAEVGVTCALLAEAGAASTPMAIEGAQGFGPTHAGVADSEALGGLGAEWVFPRISYKFHACCHGLHAMLEALRKVKARGLEPGAIEAVEIRTHPRWLAVCNQPEPVTGLQAKFSYRLTAAMSLTGLDTSALEVYSDATCARDDLIALRDRVRVVADDSVPDTASEVRVTAADRVLNAGHDVLADSNPDVIEPRLRAKSETLLGGNSSASLWEAVGEIEQQGGMTALTTHIGSAAG; this comes from the coding sequence ATGACTGTTGCACAGACCCTCGGCGCTTTCGCTTCCGCAGAGAGCCGGATCGACCCTACCATGCAGCGCTTCGTGCGCTTCTCGCTCTTCGACTGGATCACGGTCGGGATCGTCGGCGTAGATGAGCCGGTGGCCCGCGCCGTGCGGAAGGTCGCGATTGAGAGGAGCGGTGGGGAGGGCAATGCGAGCCTTCTTGGTGGCGGGCGCACAAACCCGGCCGCTGCTGCTCTCGCCAATGGCGCAACGAGCCATGCGCTGGATTACGACGATACGCATTTCGGCCATATCGGGCACCCGAGCGTCGTAGTCATTCCTGCGGCGTTGGCGCTGGCCGAAGCACGAGGGGCAGGCGGGGGCGAGTTCATGCAGGCGTTGGCAGTGGGGCTCGAGACGGCCTGCCGCATCGGAGCCTGGCTCGGGCGGCCGCATTACGAAGCGGGGTTTCATCAAACCGGCACTTCGGGCGCTTTCGGAGCAACGGCCGCAGCTGGGCGCATTCTGGGCCTGAGCGCCGGGCAGATGGCAGAGGCGCTGAGCCTGACCGCAACCCGCGCGGCTGGGCTGAAAAGCCAGTTCGGCACGATGGGCAAGCCGCTCAACGCCGGTTTCGCGGCCGAAGTTGGCGTGACTTGCGCGCTTCTGGCCGAGGCGGGGGCGGCTTCCACGCCAATGGCTATCGAGGGCGCGCAGGGCTTTGGCCCGACCCACGCCGGCGTTGCTGATTCAGAGGCCTTGGGCGGGCTTGGCGCGGAGTGGGTCTTTCCCCGAATTTCTTACAAGTTCCACGCCTGCTGTCACGGGCTGCACGCGATGCTGGAGGCGTTGCGCAAGGTGAAGGCGAGGGGGCTGGAGCCGGGTGCTATCGAGGCGGTCGAGATCCGCACCCATCCGCGCTGGCTTGCAGTCTGCAATCAGCCTGAGCCCGTGACCGGCCTGCAAGCCAAGTTTAGCTATCGCCTGACTGCGGCGATGAGCCTTACAGGACTCGATACGTCCGCGCTTGAGGTTTACAGCGACGCGACCTGCGCGCGTGACGATCTGATCGCACTGCGGGATCGGGTGCGGGTCGTCGCGGATGACAGCGTTCCAGATACCGCGTCCGAAGTGCGTGTGACTGCGGCTGACCGGGTCCTTAACGCAGGCCATGATGTGCTGGCTGACAGCAATCCCGACGTGATTGAGCCGCGCCTGCGTGCCAAGTCAGAGACGCTTCTGGGCGGCAATTCCAGCGCGAGCCTGTGGGAGGCTGTGGGTGAGATCGAACAGCAAGGTGGAATGACTGCTCTGACCACGCATATCGGTTCTGCGGCGGGCTGA
- a CDS encoding Zn-ribbon domain-containing OB-fold protein — MDTETKPVGPQATYERYLAEGRFMIQRAISTGEYVFWPRVVTPQGAADLEWVTAGGTGTVYAITVNRTRHGSWNVALIDLDEGVRMMSTLPAIETAPIGARVKARIETTEDGPRVVFDLIEEDAA; from the coding sequence ATGGACACCGAGACGAAGCCGGTTGGGCCGCAGGCCACCTATGAGCGATATCTGGCCGAGGGCCGGTTCATGATCCAGCGTGCAATCAGCACGGGCGAATATGTCTTCTGGCCTCGCGTGGTGACGCCACAGGGCGCAGCTGATCTGGAATGGGTCACGGCAGGCGGCACCGGCACGGTCTATGCGATTACCGTCAACCGGACACGCCACGGATCGTGGAACGTCGCGCTGATCGATCTGGATGAGGGAGTGCGGATGATGTCGACGCTGCCCGCGATCGAAACCGCCCCGATCGGCGCGCGGGTCAAGGCGCGGATCGAAACCACCGAAGATGGCCCACGCGTGGTCTTCGATCTGATCGAGGAGGACGCGGCATGA
- a CDS encoding PaaI family thioesterase — MSERKTRSLEEMPPVSKFAALLDIEFERMTPEEVVCSMPVTEAMANRNGVLHGGALMSLADTAAGTTAFINSAAETSNTTVEAKTNFLRPVKVGDRLSARCVPVHVGSTTLVLQVTLTRGDGKVAGVTTQTHLFLGWKD, encoded by the coding sequence GTGAGTGAACGCAAGACCCGTAGCCTGGAGGAAATGCCGCCTGTTTCCAAATTCGCGGCGCTGCTGGATATTGAATTCGAGCGCATGACCCCAGAGGAGGTCGTCTGCTCAATGCCGGTGACAGAGGCGATGGCAAACCGCAACGGCGTGCTGCATGGTGGCGCGCTGATGAGTCTCGCCGATACGGCGGCGGGCACCACGGCCTTCATCAATAGCGCTGCCGAAACCTCGAACACTACGGTGGAAGCCAAGACCAATTTCCTGCGCCCGGTGAAAGTCGGCGATCGGCTGAGCGCGCGCTGCGTGCCGGTACATGTCGGAAGCACGACGCTGGTGTTGCAGGTCACGCTGACGCGTGGCGATGGCAAGGTCGCGGGCGTGACTACCCAGACGCATCTGTTTCTGGGCTGGAAAGACTAA
- a CDS encoding acyl-CoA dehydrogenase family protein produces the protein MAAGVDSDVFEQLLVTVERFARERLIPAERQVEEEDNIPEDIVVEMKEMGLFGLSTPEEFGGIGINVPQEARLIEALCYASLTFRSLIGTNVGIGSQGIVMDGTPEQRSRWLPGVASGDVITSFALTEPDNGSDAAGIRTSARRDGGDFVINGTKRFITNAVRAGLFTVFARTDPDKPGADGVSAFIVPADIPGITVSKPDRKLGQRGTKTSDVIFEDVRVPASSILGGPERLHQGFPTAMKVLDRGRIHIGAMAVGQGQRMLDLATDYALSRHQFGKPIGEHQLVQGLLADSQAELHAARALVRATAETFDSNGKAILEASCTKYFCTEAAGRIADRALQIHGGAGYMAEYDIERFYRDIRLLRIYEGTSQIQQLVIARRTLAERAA, from the coding sequence ATGGCGGCAGGTGTCGATAGTGATGTGTTCGAACAACTTCTTGTAACGGTGGAGCGGTTCGCGCGTGAACGGCTGATCCCGGCAGAACGTCAGGTCGAAGAAGAAGACAATATCCCCGAGGATATCGTCGTCGAGATGAAGGAAATGGGCCTTTTCGGCCTTTCTACCCCCGAGGAGTTCGGCGGCATCGGCATCAATGTTCCGCAGGAAGCACGCCTGATTGAGGCGCTTTGCTATGCCTCGCTCACCTTCCGTTCGCTCATAGGCACCAATGTCGGCATTGGTTCGCAAGGGATTGTGATGGACGGCACACCCGAGCAAAGAAGCCGCTGGTTGCCGGGTGTAGCGAGCGGGGATGTGATCACCTCATTTGCGTTGACAGAGCCGGACAACGGCTCGGACGCGGCAGGTATCCGCACCTCGGCCCGGCGCGATGGCGGTGATTTTGTGATCAACGGCACCAAGCGCTTCATCACCAACGCGGTGCGCGCAGGTCTGTTCACCGTCTTTGCACGCACCGATCCTGACAAACCCGGCGCCGATGGCGTCTCCGCCTTTATCGTGCCGGCGGATATCCCTGGCATCACCGTCTCAAAGCCTGACCGCAAGCTCGGCCAGCGCGGGACCAAGACCTCGGACGTGATTTTCGAGGATGTGCGTGTGCCAGCTTCATCGATCCTTGGCGGTCCAGAGCGGCTGCATCAGGGTTTTCCTACCGCGATGAAGGTGCTTGATCGCGGGCGTATCCATATTGGCGCGATGGCGGTCGGCCAGGGCCAGCGCATGCTCGACCTGGCTACCGACTATGCACTTTCGCGCCACCAGTTCGGCAAACCGATCGGTGAGCACCAATTGGTGCAGGGTCTGCTGGCCGATAGTCAGGCCGAACTGCATGCCGCGCGTGCGCTGGTACGGGCGACTGCCGAGACCTTTGACAGCAACGGCAAGGCGATCCTTGAGGCCTCCTGCACCAAGTATTTCTGCACTGAGGCCGCGGGTCGTATCGCCGACCGCGCGCTGCAGATCCACGGCGGGGCAGGCTACATGGCTGAATATGATATTGAACGCTTCTATCGTGATATTCGGCTGCTGCGCATCTACGAGGGCACGAGCCAGATCCAGCAATTGGTGATCGCGCGGCGCACGCTGGCAGAACGAGCTGCCTGA
- a CDS encoding acetate--CoA ligase family protein, whose product MTTLAHIDGLVAPRSVAVIGASDDVTRIGGRPIAAMLRAGYAGRILPVNPRREMVQGLPCYASVDDLPEAPDAALIAVPAKLVPETLAALGRKGCKVATLFSAGFAEVGAEGEAAQHALIDMARENGIRLLGPNTLGVYNVDIGYYGTFSSSLDTGLPKPGNIGIASQSGAFGAHLGALARDRGLGSSILITTGNEADITVADAIHWMAECETIDVICTYMEAINQAPALLAALDEARAAGKPVLALKSGRSAVGARAAASHTASLTGDAIVADAVLADHGAIILRDPETMMDIAYAASKRVFPAQHSLGIVTVSGGAGIVASDEAERIGLPIPTMPEAAQAALKAVLPYASPVNPLDCTAQALNDPSLLEQFTRAGLEDGGYGAILCFLTYVAGSRSMSDVILQALAPLREAFPDRIIAICALGEGEVLRRYDDAGLLVFNDPCRAVRALDAVLRLGAARGQAAAPLPEVTPVGLPTGTPDEAASKALLAHAGIAAAPECGVQDVEAAIEAAEGFGYPVVMKILSPDILHKSDIGAVKLNIRDAKGVRAVYAAILAAAAEHAPHAVVNGVLVAKQLSGGVECLMGINRDPTFGPVAVFGLGGIFVEVLNDVAVRACPFGPETAREMILSIRGAAILQGVRGQPPADIDALAQMLSRLSVFAAGAGERLVSIDLNPVLAMPVGQGACALDAIIELEPAEAMTDAD is encoded by the coding sequence ATGACCACGCTTGCCCATATTGACGGTCTGGTCGCGCCGCGCTCGGTCGCAGTGATCGGGGCTTCGGACGATGTGACACGGATCGGTGGGCGCCCAATCGCGGCAATGCTGCGCGCGGGATACGCCGGAAGGATACTTCCGGTGAACCCGAGGCGGGAAATGGTGCAGGGCCTGCCATGCTATGCCAGCGTTGATGATCTGCCTGAGGCACCCGACGCTGCGCTGATCGCGGTTCCGGCCAAGCTTGTGCCGGAAACCCTCGCCGCGCTTGGCCGCAAGGGCTGCAAGGTTGCGACGCTCTTCTCGGCGGGATTTGCGGAGGTAGGTGCGGAGGGCGAGGCAGCGCAGCATGCGCTGATCGATATGGCGCGGGAGAATGGTATCCGGCTACTCGGGCCGAACACGCTGGGTGTCTACAATGTCGACATCGGCTATTACGGCACCTTCTCGTCCTCGCTCGATACCGGGCTGCCGAAACCCGGAAACATTGGCATCGCGAGCCAGTCTGGTGCCTTTGGCGCGCATCTCGGTGCGCTCGCGCGTGACCGGGGGCTTGGCTCATCAATCCTCATCACGACCGGCAACGAGGCTGACATCACGGTGGCCGATGCAATCCACTGGATGGCAGAATGCGAGACGATTGACGTGATCTGCACCTATATGGAGGCGATCAACCAGGCCCCTGCGCTTTTGGCCGCACTTGACGAGGCACGGGCGGCGGGCAAACCGGTGCTGGCGCTGAAATCGGGCCGCTCTGCGGTGGGCGCGCGGGCCGCGGCCTCGCATACAGCCTCGCTCACCGGCGATGCAATTGTGGCCGATGCGGTTCTGGCCGATCACGGCGCGATCATTCTGCGCGACCCGGAGACGATGATGGATATCGCCTATGCTGCGTCAAAGCGGGTTTTCCCGGCGCAGCATTCGCTCGGCATCGTAACGGTCAGTGGCGGCGCCGGAATTGTGGCCAGCGATGAAGCCGAGCGTATCGGCCTGCCAATACCCACCATGCCCGAGGCGGCGCAGGCCGCGCTCAAGGCAGTTCTGCCCTATGCCTCGCCGGTGAACCCACTTGATTGCACCGCGCAGGCGCTGAACGACCCCTCGCTGCTGGAGCAATTCACTCGCGCGGGTCTTGAAGACGGGGGCTATGGCGCGATCCTGTGTTTCCTGACCTATGTGGCGGGCAGTAGATCGATGTCGGACGTTATCCTTCAGGCGCTGGCACCGCTGCGTGAGGCTTTCCCCGACCGGATCATCGCCATCTGCGCACTGGGTGAGGGCGAGGTGCTGCGCCGCTATGATGATGCGGGGCTTCTCGTGTTCAACGATCCCTGCAGAGCGGTCCGTGCGCTTGATGCGGTGCTGCGCCTTGGGGCCGCGCGTGGTCAGGCCGCCGCCCCGCTGCCTGAAGTGACACCCGTTGGCTTACCGACGGGAACCCCTGACGAAGCAGCGTCCAAGGCGCTGCTGGCCCATGCCGGAATTGCCGCCGCGCCCGAATGCGGAGTGCAGGATGTAGAGGCCGCGATCGAAGCGGCCGAGGGCTTTGGCTATCCGGTCGTGATGAAAATCCTGTCGCCCGATATCCTGCACAAATCCGATATCGGCGCGGTCAAGCTCAATATCCGGGATGCGAAGGGCGTGCGCGCCGTCTATGCCGCGATTCTTGCAGCGGCAGCAGAACATGCGCCGCATGCTGTGGTGAACGGGGTGCTGGTCGCAAAACAGCTTTCAGGCGGGGTTGAATGCCTGATGGGTATCAACCGCGACCCGACCTTCGGGCCTGTGGCGGTCTTCGGCCTCGGCGGGATCTTTGTCGAGGTGTTGAACGACGTTGCGGTGCGCGCCTGCCCCTTCGGCCCCGAAACTGCGCGAGAGATGATCCTCTCTATCCGCGGTGCCGCAATCCTTCAGGGTGTGCGCGGCCAGCCCCCGGCTGATATTGACGCGCTGGCACAAATGCTCTCACGGCTCTCTGTCTTTGCCGCGGGCGCGGGTGAGCGGCTGGTGTCGATCGACCTCAACCCAGTGCTGGCGATGCCGGTTGGGCAGGGAGCCTGCGCGCTCGATGCCATTATTGAACTTGAACCTGCGGAGGCCATGACCGATGCCGATTGA
- a CDS encoding MaoC/PaaZ C-terminal domain-containing protein — protein MPIDYDFLMGFDIPEVRQSYGAAEVAHYGLTIGMGQDPLNMRALPYVGALADDSCVMPAIVNVLGHPGFWLGNPATGVNALKLVHGEQGMTIHRTLPPEGTVIGKTRITGLIDKGEGRGALLYSEKEIRDAETGDLLATTRGTIFLRGDGGFGGPQGPVKSVHELPETAPDHVFDTPTRPEQALYYRWNADPNALHLDPRVAAKAGFERPILHGLCSFGCAAHALLAVLCDYDAERFGSMDARFTAVVFPGETLRTEIWNDGSFRTRVLERNQIAIGNGLFKLRESA, from the coding sequence ATGCCGATTGACTATGACTTTCTGATGGGTTTCGATATTCCCGAGGTGCGCCAGAGCTATGGCGCGGCAGAGGTCGCGCACTACGGCCTGACCATTGGAATGGGGCAGGACCCACTGAATATGCGCGCCCTGCCCTATGTGGGCGCATTGGCCGACGACAGCTGCGTAATGCCCGCAATCGTCAATGTGCTCGGCCATCCGGGCTTTTGGCTCGGCAATCCTGCGACTGGGGTCAATGCGCTCAAGCTCGTCCATGGTGAGCAAGGGATGACTATCCACCGCACCTTGCCTCCCGAAGGCACGGTGATTGGCAAAACCCGGATAACGGGGCTGATCGACAAGGGCGAGGGGCGCGGTGCGCTGCTTTATTCCGAGAAGGAAATCCGCGACGCGGAGACCGGGGATCTGTTGGCCACCACTCGGGGCACGATCTTCCTGCGCGGGGACGGTGGGTTTGGCGGGCCACAGGGGCCGGTGAAGTCGGTGCATGAACTGCCTGAGACCGCGCCCGATCATGTCTTTGATACGCCGACGCGGCCCGAACAGGCGCTTTATTATCGCTGGAACGCCGATCCGAACGCGCTGCATCTCGACCCGCGGGTTGCGGCAAAGGCAGGTTTTGAGCGTCCAATTCTGCACGGGCTCTGCAGCTTTGGTTGCGCAGCCCATGCGCTCCTTGCAGTGCTTTGCGATTATGATGCGGAACGCTTCGGCTCTATGGATGCGCGTTTCACGGCGGTCGTCTTTCCGGGCGAGACGCTGCGCACCGAAATCTGGAACGATGGGTCCTTCCGAACGAGGGTGCTGGAACGCAACCAGATCGCCATCGGTAACGGGCTCTTCAAGCTGAGAGAGTCTGCATAA
- a CDS encoding SDR family NAD(P)-dependent oxidoreductase has translation MLVTGAGGGIGRAIAMEAAKAGASVVVNDIGASLDGRRESSAAAQDAVTAIEAMGGSAVANGDDVSEPAGAQAMVKQAVDSFGRLDAVVNNAGILRDCFFHKMSFEDFDAVVKVHLYGTFNVSRAAVDVMREQGSGSLIHMTSTSGLIGNLAQANYSAAKLGVAALSKSLALDLRRWGIRSNCIAPFAWSRMTSSIKVDSPEQEERVNRMKEMSPEKIAPMALYLASDAGAETTGQIFAVRNNEIFLVSQPRPVRSVQRSKGWDLDSVTSHAIPALRGSYVPLDVSADVFCWDPV, from the coding sequence ATGCTGGTAACCGGTGCAGGCGGCGGCATCGGCAGGGCAATCGCAATGGAGGCAGCCAAGGCGGGGGCCTCCGTCGTGGTGAACGATATCGGTGCCTCGCTCGACGGACGGCGGGAATCGAGCGCCGCAGCCCAGGATGCAGTTACCGCAATCGAGGCGATGGGCGGAAGCGCGGTCGCAAACGGCGATGATGTCTCAGAGCCGGCGGGCGCACAGGCAATGGTGAAACAGGCAGTGGATTCCTTCGGCCGACTGGATGCGGTGGTGAACAACGCCGGCATCCTGCGAGATTGCTTCTTCCACAAGATGAGTTTCGAGGATTTCGATGCGGTGGTGAAGGTCCATCTTTACGGCACCTTCAACGTCAGCCGCGCCGCAGTCGACGTGATGCGCGAACAAGGCTCGGGCAGCCTGATCCACATGACTTCAACCTCCGGCCTTATTGGAAATCTCGCGCAGGCGAACTATTCCGCCGCCAAGCTTGGGGTGGCGGCACTGTCAAAGTCGCTCGCTCTCGATCTGCGGCGTTGGGGTATCCGTTCGAACTGCATCGCGCCCTTCGCCTGGAGCCGGATGACCTCGTCGATCAAGGTCGACAGCCCCGAGCAGGAGGAGCGCGTGAACCGGATGAAGGAGATGTCGCCCGAAAAGATCGCTCCAATGGCGCTCTATCTCGCGTCGGATGCGGGGGCTGAAACCACCGGCCAGATCTTCGCCGTGCGCAACAACGAGATTTTCCTGGTGTCGCAGCCGCGACCCGTCCGCTCGGTGCAGCGTAGCAAGGGGTGGGATCTCGATAGCGTTACCAGCCACGCGATCCCGGCACTGCGCGGCAGCTATGTTCCGCTCGATGTCTCGGCGGATGTGTTCTGCTGGGATCCGGTGTAA
- a CDS encoding IclR family transcriptional regulator, producing the protein MVDEGVQKAVPAVQNAISILRQLAAQGRSIGATQIARETGLNVSSTFNILRTLTNEGLLSFDPEAKTYRIGMGLMEFAIPLLGANPADLIRSTLTAIAKDHQVMIALWQITENQRIVLTDRFTAPRIVHAVLARDSRLPVFAGAIGRCYAAATGLDKSATKKGFDTVIWQDPPSFESYWADVLTARETGTASDRGQLFRGLDIVATLALDGEGVPRLGMSSITIAGQQTEESLSAVASALRGAAEQIERCIFCRPTPG; encoded by the coding sequence ATGGTTGACGAGGGCGTTCAGAAAGCCGTACCCGCAGTACAGAACGCCATCAGCATCCTGCGCCAGCTTGCGGCGCAAGGCCGTTCTATAGGCGCAACTCAGATTGCGCGCGAGACCGGGCTCAACGTGTCTTCAACCTTCAATATACTGCGCACGCTCACGAATGAAGGGCTTCTGAGCTTCGACCCCGAAGCCAAGACCTATCGGATCGGCATGGGGTTGATGGAATTCGCAATTCCGCTGCTCGGTGCCAATCCCGCAGATCTGATCCGCTCAACGCTGACCGCAATCGCCAAGGACCATCAGGTGATGATCGCGCTATGGCAGATCACGGAAAACCAGCGGATCGTGCTGACCGATCGTTTCACCGCCCCGCGCATCGTGCATGCGGTGCTGGCGCGCGACAGCCGCCTGCCTGTATTCGCGGGCGCGATCGGGCGGTGCTATGCGGCGGCAACCGGGCTCGACAAAAGCGCGACAAAGAAGGGCTTCGACACCGTCATCTGGCAGGACCCGCCTAGCTTCGAGAGCTATTGGGCGGATGTTCTGACAGCGCGCGAAACCGGCACGGCAAGCGATCGCGGGCAGCTTTTCCGCGGGCTCGACATCGTGGCAACTCTCGCGCTCGACGGCGAGGGAGTACCGCGGCTCGGCATGAGCAGCATCACTATCGCGGGGCAACAGACAGAGGAGAGCCTGTCGGCTGTGGCCAGTGCCCTGCGCGGCGCGGCCGAGCAGATCGAACGCTGCATCTTCTGTCGCCCCACCCCGGGCTGA
- a CDS encoding thiolase codes for MSQHYLRGKTAIVGMATAGIGEAPGFSAMELLGQAAVGAVADAGVKLQDIDGVFAATSSHAFPTMSVVEYLGLKPKFFDGTNVGGSSFEMHLLQATLALEAGLCDVALVCYGSNQRTAGGRLVSMSEPQWHETPYKPRHPITAYSLAASRHMAQFGTTREQLADVALAARGWANLNPEAFARGPLTKEQILSARMISDPLTAADCCLVTDGAAAVILVRSDRARDLPGKPVYFLGAAGANYHRSIVAMPDLTTTAAAESGPRAMQMAGINQSDIDLAMLYDAFTINTILFLEDLGFCPKGEGGNFVEGGRIAPGGELAVNTNGGGLSCVHPGMYGLFLITEAVAQIRGDVGERQLTDCNLALCHGNGGTLSSQCTAILGSAATL; via the coding sequence ATGAGCCAGCATTATTTGCGCGGCAAGACCGCTATCGTGGGCATGGCTACTGCCGGGATCGGTGAGGCACCTGGGTTTTCGGCGATGGAACTGCTCGGTCAGGCGGCCGTGGGGGCTGTTGCCGATGCGGGCGTCAAGCTGCAGGACATCGACGGAGTCTTCGCCGCGACCAGCAGCCATGCCTTCCCGACGATGAGCGTCGTCGAATATCTCGGTCTCAAGCCGAAATTCTTCGACGGCACCAATGTTGGCGGCTCCAGCTTCGAAATGCATCTGTTGCAGGCGACGCTGGCGCTTGAGGCGGGGCTCTGCGACGTGGCACTGGTCTGCTATGGATCGAACCAGCGCACGGCGGGCGGGCGGCTTGTCTCCATGAGTGAGCCGCAATGGCACGAGACTCCCTACAAGCCGCGCCATCCGATTACCGCCTACAGCCTGGCAGCCAGCCGTCACATGGCGCAGTTTGGCACCACGCGTGAGCAATTGGCCGATGTGGCGCTGGCCGCGCGGGGCTGGGCCAATCTCAACCCCGAGGCTTTCGCCCGTGGTCCGCTAACCAAGGAGCAAATTCTGTCGGCGCGGATGATCTCGGATCCGCTGACAGCGGCCGATTGTTGCCTTGTGACCGATGGTGCGGCGGCTGTTATCCTCGTGCGCTCTGATCGAGCAAGGGATCTCCCCGGCAAGCCGGTCTATTTTCTTGGCGCGGCCGGGGCAAATTACCACCGCTCGATCGTGGCGATGCCCGATCTGACCACCACAGCCGCGGCGGAGAGCGGTCCGCGCGCGATGCAAATGGCGGGTATCAACCAATCCGATATCGATCTGGCGATGCTATACGATGCGTTCACTATCAACACGATACTCTTCCTCGAAGACCTTGGCTTTTGCCCCAAGGGAGAGGGCGGCAACTTTGTTGAAGGCGGGCGGATCGCACCGGGCGGTGAACTGGCGGTCAACACCAATGGCGGCGGCCTCTCCTGCGTGCATCCGGGGATGTATGGGCTTTTCCTGATCACTGAGGCAGTTGCGCAGATACGGGGCGACGTGGGCGAGCGGCAACTCACGGATTGCAATCTGGCACTTTGTCACGGCAATGGCGGCACGCTATCGAGCCAATGCACCGCCATTCTGGGATCGGCCGCCACACTATGA